In uncultured Cohaesibacter sp., a genomic segment contains:
- a CDS encoding metalloregulator ArsR/SmtB family transcription factor has translation MSTRIFSEDIDDTSLERMASVAAQASSFLKAIGHDGRLMILCHLADGEKSVTQLEELLSARQAAVSQQLSRLRLEGLIESRREGKSIYYHLTDNRAKRVMDLVYDLFCGEQG, from the coding sequence ATGTCCACACGCATTTTCAGTGAGGATATAGACGATACCTCCTTGGAGAGAATGGCGAGCGTTGCTGCGCAAGCCTCCAGCTTCCTCAAGGCAATTGGACATGACGGGCGTCTGATGATTCTGTGCCATCTGGCAGATGGAGAAAAGTCCGTCACCCAATTGGAAGAGTTGCTGTCGGCCCGCCAGGCTGCCGTTTCCCAGCAGCTGTCGCGATTGCGCCTTGAAGGGCTTATTGAATCGCGCCGAGAAGGTAAATCGATTTACTATCATCTCACGGATAACAGAGCCAAACGGGTCATGGATCTGGTCTATGATC